From Juglans regia cultivar Chandler chromosome 6, Walnut 2.0, whole genome shotgun sequence, the proteins below share one genomic window:
- the LOC109001132 gene encoding uncharacterized protein LOC109001132, with product MYALRKIKKINPMITTATSSNTIANMREEEQSCTNPSCFFCNMKEPDSSLRRSGILNCFKEIPLTDNREHVLVLSSLWHIAMTHPDDPEFPSLGIFRCMAKLIYKGLNDRIWLLRDQNMYIPYYAAHVIGSYTMNKAEFAEMAVESGVIPPLMELLRGKISWVEQRVAVRALGHLASYEKTFEAVSVYEEEVVNLAMKLASTCLEEVYVEFVGVKNIDKRLKYHRDLLTRGVGDSEMEDRKAEEWASQLQCWSIYLLNCFACKERSLNLICRQIFLRDLCDMWGGLVNHASPAWAGLVRILCYSKYGRKSIAESKEIIENLCNLSRSSDDWQYMGIDCLLLLLTDQYTRYRVLEKIALFLIDLAELGSLGDRSNLGEAITKALLLDYKESKLKLKNQKIQKALQDIWNFKAERRKENLISEETLEERRVLVNLVKQEANHVFWLGEIEEALAKYTEALGLCPLKLRKERMVLHSNRAQCHLLLRDPDSAISDSTRALCLSNPANSHSKSLWRRSQAYDMKGLAKESLMDCIMFINGCMKAGTTKRVKIPYYAARMISKQMDATWLFSTARSKITSSSQVRKEQESDGHHESNNDELLQHGEMTRMMMENKECLSGLSTIIEEPNLLVKEGSWRKVDQRARRSSKAFVARSMSVKFA from the exons ATGTATGCCCTCAGGAAAATTAAGAAGATAAACCCCATGATCACCACCGCCACCTCTAGCAACACTATCGCCAACATGCGTGAGGAGGAGCAGAGCTGCACCAACCCTTCATGTTTCTTTTGCAACATGAAAGAGCCAGACTCATCACTCAGGAGATCGGGAATATTAAACTGCTTCAAGGAAATACCTCTCACAGACAACAGAGAGCATGTTTTGGTGCTCAGCAGTTTATGGCATATTGCCATGACTCACCCTGATGACCCTGAGTTCCCCTCCCTCGGAATCTTCAGGTGCATGGCAAAACTAATCTATAAAGGTCTTAATGATAGGATTTGGCTTCTTAGGGACCAAAACATGTACATACCCTATTATGCTGCTCATGTTATTGGTTCTTACACTATGAACAAGGCAGAGTTCGCAGAAATGGCTGTGGAATCAGGTGTCATACCGCCACTGATGGAGCTTCTACGAGGAAAGATCAGTTGGGTTGAGCAAAGAGTTGCTGTTCGAGCACTTGGGCACCTCGCTAGCTACGAGAAAACCTTTGAAGCAGTATCGGTGTATGAAGAAGAGGTGGTTAATCTAGCCATGAAATTAGCTTCTACTTGCCTGGAAGAGGTGTATGTTGAGTTTGTTGGAGTGAAGAACATAGATAAGAGATTGAAATATCATCGTGATTTGCTAACTAGAGGCGTTGGAGATTCGGAGATGGAGGACCGGAAGGCTGAAGAATGGGCAAGCCAACTTCAGTGCTGGTCTATTTATCTCCTGAATTGCTTTGCTTGCAAAGAGAGGTCTTTGAATCTAATCTGTAGGCAGATATTCTTAAGAGATTTGTGTGATATGTGGGGAGGATTGGTGAATCACGCGTCACCTGCTTGGGCTGGACTTGTTAGAATCTTGTGTTACAGCAAGTATGGTAGAAAAAGCATCGCTGAATCAAAAGAGATTATAGAGAATCTCTGCAATCTCTCGAGATCCTCGGATGATTGGCAGTATATGGGGATCGACTGTCTACTATTACTTCTTACAGATCAATATACAAGGTACAGAGTCTTGGAGAAAATTGCCTTGTTTCTTATAGATTTAGCTGAACTTGGAAGCCTTGGAGATAGATCAAATTTAGGTGAAGCAATCACAAAAGCCCTCCTCTTAGATTACAAAGAAAGTAAATTGAAGTTAAAAAACCAGAAAATTCAGAAAGCTCTGCAAGATATATGGAATTTCAAAGCAGAAAGGAGGAAGGAGAACCTAATATCTGAAGAAACGCTTGAAGAGAGAAGGGTTTTAGTGAATCTGGTAAAACAAGAAGCAAACCATGTGTTTTGGTTGGGAGAGATAGAAGAAGCTCTAGCTAAGTACACTGAAGCCTTGGGCTTATGCCCCTTGAAGttaagaaaagagagaatggTGCTACATAGTAATAGAGCTCAGTGTCATTTGCTGCTTAGAGACCCTGATTCCGCCATTAGTGACTCCACTCGAGCTCTTTGCCTTTCCAATCCAGCGAATTCCCATAGTAAAAGTCTTTGGAGAAGATCACAAGCTTATGACATGAAAGGGCTGGCCAAAGAGAGCTTGATGGACTGTATAATGTTCATCAATGGTTGCATGAAGGCTGGCACGACCAAGCGCGTGAAGATCCCATACTACGCAGCTCGTATGATCAGTAAACAGATGGACGCCACGTGGCTATTTTCCACTGCCCGGTCAAAGATAACGAGCAGCAGTCAAGtgagaaaagaacaagaatcTGACGGTCACCATGAGAGCAACAATGATGAGCTACTACAACATGGTGAAATGACGAGGATGATGATGGAGAACAAAGAATGTTTATCTG GTCTGTCCACCATTATAGAAGAACCTAATTTGCTCGTCAAAGAAGGGAGTTGGAGAAAAGTGGATCAAAGGGCAAGGAGATCAAGCAAAGCATTTGTAGCTCGATCAATGTCGGTCAAGTTCGCATGA